The following coding sequences are from one Triticum dicoccoides isolate Atlit2015 ecotype Zavitan chromosome 4A, WEW_v2.0, whole genome shotgun sequence window:
- the LOC119289286 gene encoding dehydrin HIRD11-like: MAGIIHKIEEKLHMGGGSDEHKKAEEHKKDGERKEGMMEKIKDKISSNDHGDGKSSRDHKEKRDKKHGEGHKDDGGHSSSSDSG; this comes from the coding sequence ATGGCCGGCATCATCCACAAGATCGAGGAGAAGCTCCACATGGGCGGTGGCAGCGACGAGCACAAGAAGGCCGAGGAGCACAAGAAGGACGGCGAGCGCAAGGAGGGCATGATGGAGAAGATCAAGGACAAGATCAGCAGCAACGACCACGGCGACGGCAAGTCGTCCCGCGACCACAAGGAGAAGAGGGACAAGAAGCACGGCGAGGGCCACAAGGATGACGGCGGCCATAGCAGCAGCAGCGACAGCGGCTGA